The Pelosinus sp. IPA-1 genome window below encodes:
- the glgD gene encoding glucose-1-phosphate adenylyltransferase subunit GlgD, producing MLDLMGIINLNEAEEYLGELSRSRSLASVPFAGRYRLIDFVLSNMVNSEISNVGIFIQHKYRSLMDHLRSGKDWDLARKRDGLFILPPAYTKTPMQVHRGDVENIYSNLDYIYQSRQKYVIIAGANMVTNLDYREALAAHKSTGADITILYTKANCGTHDCLRANILEIKADGQVSAIKEFKDSGGYQNMCMEMFIMEKRLLIELVNQCISYGDYDFVKHCIIKNSNKYKVYGYHHQGYVARISSLQSYFQHSMELLNPNIWKELFFKSGLIYTKAKDEPPAKFMHDSEVSNSLIASGCYVEGRVENSILFRGVKVQKGAYIKNSVVMQKGIIASGVMLDNVICDKDVYITANKQLKGEASYPLVIKKGRVI from the coding sequence ATGCTAGATTTAATGGGAATTATTAATCTTAATGAAGCAGAAGAATATTTAGGAGAACTAAGTCGATCTCGATCCTTGGCTTCTGTTCCTTTTGCAGGGCGATATCGTCTAATTGATTTTGTTTTATCCAATATGGTAAATTCAGAGATCTCAAATGTAGGGATTTTCATTCAGCATAAATATCGGTCCCTAATGGACCATTTGCGCTCAGGTAAGGATTGGGATTTGGCTCGTAAACGAGACGGCTTATTTATCCTGCCTCCTGCCTATACAAAAACCCCTATGCAAGTTCATCGAGGAGATGTAGAAAATATTTATAGCAACCTAGATTATATTTATCAAAGCCGTCAGAAATATGTAATTATCGCAGGGGCCAACATGGTGACAAATTTGGACTACCGGGAAGCCCTAGCTGCTCATAAAAGTACAGGGGCGGATATTACTATTTTGTATACTAAGGCAAATTGCGGCACTCATGATTGTTTAAGGGCCAATATATTGGAGATAAAAGCAGATGGACAGGTTTCTGCCATTAAAGAGTTTAAAGACTCAGGTGGCTATCAGAATATGTGCATGGAAATGTTTATTATGGAAAAAAGATTGCTGATCGAGTTAGTGAATCAATGTATTTCCTATGGGGACTATGACTTTGTTAAACATTGCATCATTAAAAATAGTAATAAATATAAAGTATATGGATACCATCATCAAGGCTATGTGGCTCGTATTTCTTCTTTACAAAGTTATTTTCAGCACAGTATGGAACTACTCAATCCAAATATTTGGAAGGAATTGTTTTTTAAATCTGGTTTGATTTATACAAAGGCTAAAGATGAACCTCCAGCCAAATTTATGCACGACTCTGAAGTAAGCAATTCTTTAATTGCCAGTGGGTGTTATGTTGAAGGACGAGTAGAAAATAGCATCTTATTTCGTGGCGTAAAAGTCCAGAAGGGGGCATATATTAAAAATAGTGTTGTTATGCAGAAAGGCATAATTGCTTCAGGCGTTATGTTAGACAATGTGATTTGTGATAAAGATGTATATATAACAGCAAACAAGCAGTTAAAGGGTGAAGCTAGTTATCCTCTTGTAATAAAGAAAGGACGGGTGATTTAA
- the glgA gene encoding glycogen synthase GlgA — MIKVLIAAAEAVPFAKTGGLGDVIGSLPKELIKQGVDARVIMPNYLDIPDGFKQKMEFKNHFFVQVGWRQQYCGILEFVYQGVTFYFVDNEYYFKRHGYYGYHDDAERFGFFCRAVLESLAKIDFMPDVIHCHDWHTGMVSVLFDAHYRNVPAYNQIKTLFTIHNLRYQGVFPKEILHDILSLDWRYFNAEGVEFHEGVSFMKGGLAYSDMISTVSRTYAHEIQDPFFGEELDGFLRKRQGNLVGIVNGIDYDVYNPKNDKYICSQYDVEHLEQKMKNKTNLQRRLGLPVREDVPIIALVSRLVGPKGLDLIEHMFFNLVKQAAAVGEEFYDIQLVVLGTGEARYENFFKYMAWQYPGKVSANIMFDDELAHQIYAGADLFLMPSLYEPCGIGQLIAMRYGTLPIVREIGGLKDTVQSYNEQTGEGNGFTFVNYNAHDMLDTINWALKTYQDKKVWNQVVKNAMKSDYSWQQSAIQYVNTYTKLIGQV, encoded by the coding sequence ATGATAAAAGTATTAATCGCAGCCGCAGAGGCGGTACCTTTTGCTAAGACAGGCGGGTTAGGGGACGTGATTGGCTCATTACCCAAAGAGTTAATTAAGCAAGGTGTTGATGCTAGGGTTATTATGCCTAATTATCTAGATATTCCTGATGGTTTTAAGCAAAAAATGGAGTTTAAAAATCATTTTTTTGTGCAGGTTGGTTGGCGGCAGCAATATTGTGGAATATTAGAGTTTGTTTATCAAGGTGTTACTTTCTACTTCGTAGATAATGAATATTACTTTAAACGCCACGGGTACTATGGATATCATGATGATGCGGAACGATTTGGCTTTTTCTGTCGTGCCGTACTGGAATCACTAGCTAAGATTGATTTTATGCCAGATGTAATTCATTGTCATGACTGGCATACGGGAATGGTTAGTGTTCTATTTGATGCTCACTATCGAAATGTGCCTGCATATAATCAAATTAAAACCTTATTTACCATTCATAACTTACGTTACCAAGGTGTTTTTCCGAAGGAAATACTACATGACATATTAAGCCTGGATTGGCGTTATTTCAATGCCGAGGGTGTAGAGTTTCATGAAGGTGTTAGCTTTATGAAGGGGGGCTTAGCCTATTCCGATATGATTTCTACAGTAAGTCGAACATATGCCCACGAAATTCAAGACCCCTTTTTCGGTGAAGAGTTGGATGGTTTCTTGCGAAAACGCCAAGGAAACTTAGTTGGTATTGTAAATGGCATTGATTATGATGTATATAATCCAAAGAACGATAAATACATTTGCAGTCAATATGATGTAGAGCATTTGGAACAGAAAATGAAAAATAAAACAAACCTGCAGCGTCGTTTGGGGCTGCCAGTTCGAGAGGATGTTCCAATTATCGCTTTGGTTTCTCGTCTTGTAGGCCCTAAAGGCTTGGATTTAATAGAGCATATGTTTTTTAATTTAGTAAAGCAGGCTGCAGCGGTAGGAGAAGAATTTTATGATATTCAGCTTGTTGTCTTAGGAACTGGCGAGGCTAGATACGAGAACTTCTTTAAGTATATGGCTTGGCAGTATCCTGGAAAGGTATCAGCAAATATTATGTTCGATGATGAATTGGCTCATCAGATTTATGCTGGCGCAGATCTATTTCTTATGCCTTCCCTGTATGAGCCTTGTGGAATTGGGCAATTGATTGCCATGCGTTATGGTACGTTACCAATCGTGCGGGAGATTGGTGGACTCAAGGATACGGTACAATCTTATAATGAGCAGACGGGTGAAGGGAATGGTTTTACCTTTGTGAATTATAATGCTCATGATATGCTTGACACGATTAATTGGGCTTTAAAAACATACCAAGATAAAAAAGTCTGGAATCAAGTAGTGAAAAATGCAATGAAAAGTGATTACAGTTGGCAGCAATCCGCCATTCAATATGTAAATACTTATACAAAACTAATTGGGCAAGTCTGA